The DNA region TTTAATGATGGGATAGGGCTGATCTTGTTTGTGATCATCCTGGAGGTGGCGCGGGTGGGAGAAGAGAAAATTGAACTGGCTAAGGTTGTAGTGCTTATTGTTAAGGAAATTATGGGCGGAATATTGGCCGGGGCGGTTTTAGGATATATAGCCCACAGACTAATGCATTCCGTTAAAGATTTCCAGACTATCGTGTTAATTTCGCTGGCGTTGGTGATGGGGCTATCAGTACTTGCTGTTTTACTTGATTTCTCACTTCCACTATCAGTTGTTATAGCTGGATTATTTGCTGGCGGTCAATCTATCAACCAGGATAACAAAGAAAAATCGCATGAGGCATTGGAGAAATTCTGGAAGCTGGTTGATGAAATCCTGAACACTATTTTATTTGTAATGATAGGCCTGCAATTGGTTAACCTGCCTTTTGTAAATAATTACTGGATTACCGGAAGTATTTCTATTGTAACTGTTTTAATTGCCCGCTGGTTGAGCATCATGCTACCACTTACTTTTTTAAGACGTACGCTAAAGATAAACTATAGTAATATCAACGTAATGACATGGGCAGGCTTGCGCGGTGGGATTTCCATTGCTTTGGCGTTGTCGTTGCCTAATACGCCTTACAGGCACTTGATCCTATCGGGAAGTTATTTTATTGTGATATTTTCGGTAATAGTACAGGGGCTAACGCTGAATGTAATGATCAACCGGGCGTCAAAAAAGATTGTAGAATAAAATATTCTGCCGCAGGTTTAGCGCAGAGTAACCTGTGGTAACTGATCTTTGAAGTTTTCAACTTCAGTGGTTAAGTTGGAAACTTAACCGATACATCCCACGGGTTACGCTGCGCTAAACCCGCGGTAGTTAATAGGATATTATTTAAGACGCGACATGTATTTGCCAATCTCCGCTTCAGTAGTGTCCGTACTTTTGCCTAATGCATTGATGATGTTTTCCCGTTCCGTTTCGCTACGGTTTTGACTAAGTTTTTGTTTGCCTTGTAGGTCGTCAACTATGATTTCGAAGGCTACTATACCTTTCATCATCCGTTGTTTGTATTCGTCAGGTAGATTATTCCACTGAGTTAGATATTCAGCCTCATAATTACTGATCATTTGCACTAACAGATCAGCAGTTTGTTCGCCTTCAGGCAGGATTGTTGCTTTGCCGTAAGCGTGTACCGCGATATAATTCCAGGTAGGTACGTTGGTTTCCTTTTCGTAATGTTTGGGTGAGATATAAGCGTGAGGCTCAGTAAAGATCACCAATATTTCCTTTCCAATAATTTCAGCAGCCTGCGGGTTGGCCTTGGCGAAATGAGACGACAAAACAATTTTATCATCGCGTTTGCTTACCAGGAAGGGAAGATGCGTAGCAAACGGAACGTTATCAGTAGCTGTTACAATTGTTGCAAAGCTATAGCGCTGCATAAAGCTGATTGTTTCTTGCTCATTCGTTAACTGGAAATGTTTTGGCGTATACATCGAGAGGAAAGATTTAAGACGGGAAGAAGCAAGAACCAAGACAGATTTGTTTTGACTCTTGCTTTTTATATCAATAACAATTGCTTACAAACTTTCCAGCATCTGTTTCAGTACAGCTTGAGCGGCCCAAACACGGTTGCCGGCTTCGTGTACCACAATTGAGTTTGGCCCGTCTAATATTTCGTCAGAGAGCTCCAGGTTACGGCGTACCGGTAAGCAATGCATTACTTTGGCATTGTTGGTTTGCTCCAGCTTTTTGTTAGTAAGCATCCACTCTTCGTGTTTGCCTAATATATTGCCATAAGGCTCATACGCCGACCAGTTTTTTACGTAGATGAAATCCGCGCCGGCTAAAGCCTCATCCTGATCATAAGAGATATTTGCACCCTGGGTAAAATCGGTACAAAGCTCATATCCTTTAGGTTGCACGATAGTAAAGTCGACATCCGCCTTGCACATCCACTCCGAGAATGAGTTTGGAACAGCTTGCGGCAATGGTTTGATATGCGGCGCCCAGGTTAAAACCACTTTAGGACGCGCTGTTGTTTTCAGCTCTTCAATAGTGATCAAGTCGGCCAAACTTTGCAGCGGGTGGCGGGTAGCTGATTCCAAACTAACAACTGGCACTTTGCAAAATTCAACAAACTTATTGAAAATCATTTCGCTGTAATCTTCCTCACGGTTCCTTAAGCCAGGGAACGAACGAACGCCAATAATATCAGCGTATTGGCCCATAACGCCTGCGGCTTCACGGATATGCTCAACAGTAGTGCCATCCATGATGACGCCGTCGCGCAGTTCAAGTGCCCAGCCTTCTTTATCGATATTGAGCACCATTACATTCATGCCCAAATTGATAGCAGCTTTTTGTGTACTCATACGGGTACGTAAACTTGGATTTAAAAACACTAATGCAAGTGTTTTATTTTTACCAAGCTTTTGGTGGGCAAATGGATCCTGCTTAAGCGCCAATGCCTCTTTTACAAGCGCGTTAACATCAGCAACATCATTAACAGAAGAGAATAGTTTCATGAACTTACAATTTTTGGGTGAGTTGTTCTGCTATTTATTTTTTTAAGTCTCCCCCTTCAGGGGGAGACTTAGAGAGGGCTTATTGATTCAATACATTTACAAAAGCTTCCAGGAACCTATCGGCATGAGCCTTAGTCAAATTTAAAGCAGGTAATAGCCTGATCACGTTTGGTTTAGCTTCGCCGGTAAATATATGGTGCTTGTTTAGCAACTCTTTACGCGCATGGGCCAATTCCTCAGGCAATTCGATCCCGATCATTAAACCACGACCACGAACTTCTTTAACCTGCTCCAGTTTGTTAAGCTCCTTTATTAAGTAACCGCCAACTTCAGCAGTATTTTGCAACAGGTTATCCTGTTCTATAGTTTCAAGTACAGCTAAACCTGCTGCGCAAGCCAGGTGGTTACCACCAAAAGTGGTACCCAACATGCCATAAGCCGGCTGTATTTTTGGCGAAATAATGATACCACCAACAGGGAAACCATTACCCATGCCTTTAGCCATGCTATAGATGTCGGCATCCACACCGGCAAAATCATGTGAGAAGAATTTTCCGGTACGGCCGTAACCGCATTGTACAGAATCGGCAATGAAAACGGCGTTATATTGGTCGCACAACGAACGGATCTTTTGCAGGAAGCCTTCAGGTGCAACCTGGATACCACCAACACCTTGAATACCTTCGATAATTACCGAAGAGATTTCGTTGTTTTTGAATGCTTCTTCCAGTGCTGTTTCATCAGCCCATGGCAAAAAGATCACATTGTCAGTCTCATTGATCGGGGCAACGATCTTAGGGTTGTCTGTAACAGCAACCGCCAACGATGTTCGGCCGTGAAATGATTTGCTGAATGCGATCACTTTCTTCTTCCCGTTATAAAAAGAAGCCAGTTTTAAAGCATTCTCATTGGCCTCAGCACCGGAGTTACACAGGAATAATTGGTAATCTTCTTTACCCGAAACCTTACCTAATTTTTGCGCTAACTCTTTTTGAATAGGAATCTCGATAGAGTTAGAGTAAAAGCCAAGCTTGTGTAATTGATCTTCTAATCTTTTAACATAATGCGGATGGGTATGACCGATAGAAATAACGGCATGACCACCATACATATCAAGGTATTCAGTATCGTGGTTATCGTACACTAAACTTCCTTGTCCTCTTACTATGTTGATCGGATTAATAGGATATACGTCGAACAGATTCATATTATTGAAGCCTCAAAGGCAATTAAAATTAATATTAAACAATTACTCCCCCTTTAGGGGGCAGGGGGGCTAAAACGCTATTCCCTTAAGTCGTAAGCCTGCGCGCTCGTCCAGCCCGAACAATAAGTTCATGTTCTGTACTGCCTGACCGGAAGCGCCCTTAAGTAAGTTGTCCATTATGCTGATAATGAATATTTTGTTGTCGTGTTTTTTTACCTGGATAAAGCATTTATTAGTATTCACAATTTGCTTTAAATCAATGTTGCGATTGGTTACATGCGTAAACGGATGACCATCGTAGTAGCTTTGGTAAAGTGCTAATGCTTCTTCCTCGCTCAAATCGCTCTCAGTATAAATTGAAGCAATAATGCCACGGGTAAAATCACCGCGATAAGGTACAAAATTGATAGCCTTATCAAAGCCGGCTTGCAACTGCCTTAATGACTGACCGATCTCATTTAAATGCTGGTGACTAAATGCTTTGTAAACAGAGAGGTTATCATTACGCCATGTAAAATGCGAGGTAGGCGATAAGCTTTGGCCGGCACCTGTAGAGCCGGTTGTAGCTGTAACGTGAACTTCGTTATTCAGAAAACCTTTTGAAGCCAGCGGAAGTAAACCCAATTGCAAACAGGTAGCAAAGCAACCGGGGTTGGCAATATTAGAGGCTGTTTTAATAGCCTCACGGTTCAACTCCGGCAAGCCATACACAAAACTTTTGCCGTTTAAAGTTGAGTTTTGGTTCAGTCTGAAATCCTGGCTTAAGTCAATGATCTTAACCGAATCGGGGATAACGTTTGCTTCCAGGAACTTTTTGGCGTCACCGTGGCCAACGCAAAGGAAAAGTACATCAATATCTGTAGATAATTCGGCCACAAATTTCAGATCGGTATCACCAAACAGGTCGGTATGTACCTGGTAAACATAGTTACCCGCGTTGCTGTTGCTGTGAACAAAAGCTATCTCCACATTAGGGTGATTGATCAGGATCCGGAGCATTTCGCCACCGGTGTACCCTGCTCCGCCAACTATACCTGCACGTATCGCCCCCCGGCCCCCTGAAGGGGGAGCAAGAGTAGCGTCATTATTATCTTTAAATTCAGTCATA from Mucilaginibacter sp. SJ includes:
- a CDS encoding cation:proton antiporter, translating into MDLFVVIALLVIVSAIFSYLNARFIKLPGTIGIVLLATITSITILIVDKIDSSIADYLGTLAKNINFSKAVLNVLLGFLLFSSSFNLDGRKLKREMRPVFVLSTLGVIISTAVFGCLLFYVAPFFHIHMPLIYCLLFGALISPTDPVAVAAIIRNSKLPANLETIISGESLFNDGIGLILFVIILEVARVGEEKIELAKVVVLIVKEIMGGILAGAVLGYIAHRLMHSVKDFQTIVLISLALVMGLSVLAVLLDFSLPLSVVIAGLFAGGQSINQDNKEKSHEALEKFWKLVDEILNTILFVMIGLQLVNLPFVNNYWITGSISIVTVLIARWLSIMLPLTFLRRTLKINYSNINVMTWAGLRGGISIALALSLPNTPYRHLILSGSYFIVIFSVIVQGLTLNVMINRASKKIVE
- a CDS encoding FMN-binding negative transcriptional regulator, producing MYTPKHFQLTNEQETISFMQRYSFATIVTATDNVPFATHLPFLVSKRDDKIVLSSHFAKANPQAAEIIGKEILVIFTEPHAYISPKHYEKETNVPTWNYIAVHAYGKATILPEGEQTADLLVQMISNYEAEYLTQWNNLPDEYKQRMMKGIVAFEIIVDDLQGKQKLSQNRSETERENIINALGKSTDTTEAEIGKYMSRLK
- a CDS encoding N-acetylornithine carbamoyltransferase — its product is MKLFSSVNDVADVNALVKEALALKQDPFAHQKLGKNKTLALVFLNPSLRTRMSTQKAAINLGMNVMVLNIDKEGWALELRDGVIMDGTTVEHIREAAGVMGQYADIIGVRSFPGLRNREEDYSEMIFNKFVEFCKVPVVSLESATRHPLQSLADLITIEELKTTARPKVVLTWAPHIKPLPQAVPNSFSEWMCKADVDFTIVQPKGYELCTDFTQGANISYDQDEALAGADFIYVKNWSAYEPYGNILGKHEEWMLTNKKLEQTNNAKVMHCLPVRRNLELSDEILDGPNSIVVHEAGNRVWAAQAVLKQMLESL
- a CDS encoding aspartate aminotransferase family protein, which translates into the protein MNLFDVYPINPINIVRGQGSLVYDNHDTEYLDMYGGHAVISIGHTHPHYVKRLEDQLHKLGFYSNSIEIPIQKELAQKLGKVSGKEDYQLFLCNSGAEANENALKLASFYNGKKKVIAFSKSFHGRTSLAVAVTDNPKIVAPINETDNVIFLPWADETALEEAFKNNEISSVIIEGIQGVGGIQVAPEGFLQKIRSLCDQYNAVFIADSVQCGYGRTGKFFSHDFAGVDADIYSMAKGMGNGFPVGGIIISPKIQPAYGMLGTTFGGNHLACAAGLAVLETIEQDNLLQNTAEVGGYLIKELNKLEQVKEVRGRGLMIGIELPEELAHARKELLNKHHIFTGEAKPNVIRLLPALNLTKAHADRFLEAFVNVLNQ
- the argC gene encoding N-acetyl-gamma-glutamyl-phosphate reductase — encoded protein: MTEFKDNNDATLAPPSGGRGAIRAGIVGGAGYTGGEMLRILINHPNVEIAFVHSNSNAGNYVYQVHTDLFGDTDLKFVAELSTDIDVLFLCVGHGDAKKFLEANVIPDSVKIIDLSQDFRLNQNSTLNGKSFVYGLPELNREAIKTASNIANPGCFATCLQLGLLPLASKGFLNNEVHVTATTGSTGAGQSLSPTSHFTWRNDNLSVYKAFSHQHLNEIGQSLRQLQAGFDKAINFVPYRGDFTRGIIASIYTESDLSEEEALALYQSYYDGHPFTHVTNRNIDLKQIVNTNKCFIQVKKHDNKIFIISIMDNLLKGASGQAVQNMNLLFGLDERAGLRLKGIAF